The following proteins are co-located in the Chaetodon trifascialis isolate fChaTrf1 chromosome 14, fChaTrf1.hap1, whole genome shotgun sequence genome:
- the LOC139342033 gene encoding E3 ubiquitin-protein ligase TRIM35, translating into MAERASQADHEEEEEQGQDKDTNTPYQQSDTVTAGESPYLDSIEDQQHPIQPEEESECPGCQLLGILTLPCGHKLCPKCIELSQGELGQTDCTICYGSQLMDSVLQTLLEALFHDQPRRPGVTIGAVEDVRASNDGGKAMVRYRGMENEELCVEHGQMLSVFCLEEGEPLCQQCQTDKHEEHQCCSIQEAVLDCKRELRCAIRSLQEQLESSASIRQTLEDTAAYIKNQSVQTAQVLREEFEKMQQYLRDEEATLMSQLKQEEDEKSQRIKEKIDRINDDIQVLTSSIRDTEEAMALDDFLFLKNYKKASERAQCRVEEPVVEPGALLDVAKHQSCVQHQVWDKMLRIIQYFPVTMDPNTGSACLGVSPDLSSVFVCEERPLPDNPERFVTPQSILGSEGFSSGRHSWEVEVGDNSDWSLGVATESVYRKDWSKSDLNPSPASDSDIDPGGGLWTVSFSSGEFWASPGHSAPLRLRRRPSRIRIQLDWERGCLTLSDGNDNTLIYRFKKQWSGILRPYFSTTCSKHPLKITVGRVTVNIE; encoded by the exons ATGGCTGAGAGGGCAAGTCAGGCTGAtcatgaggaagaagaggagcagggaCAAGACAAAGATACAAACACTCCTTATCAACAGAGTGACACTGTCACTGCTGGGGAATCTCCATACTTAGATTCTATTGAGGATCAGCAGCATCCAATCCAACCTGAAGAAGAGTCTGAATGTCCGGGCTGCCAGTTGCTGGGTATACTGACACTGCCTTGTGGACACAAACTGTGTCCCAAGTGTATTGAGCTGAGCCAAGGAGAGCTGGGCCAGACTGACTGTACTATCTGCTATGGATCACAGCTGATGGACTCAGTCCTGCAAACTCTGCTGGAAGCCCTATTCCATGACCAGCCCAGAAGACCTGGGGTCACAATTGGAGCTGTGGAGGATGTCAGGGCATCAAATGATGGAGGGAAAGCCATGGTCAGATACAGGGGTATGGAGAATGAAGAGCTGTGTGTGGAGCATGGACAAATGCTCAGTGTGTTCTGTTTGGAAGAGGGGGAGCCACTCTGCCAGCAgtgtcagacagacaaacatgaagAGCACCAGTGCTGTTCCATACAGGAGGCTGTCCTCGACTGTAAG AGAGAGCTGCGATGTGCAATCAGAAGTCTCCAGGAGCAGTTAGAGAGTTCAGCCTCCATCAGACAAACCTTGGAGGATACTGCTGCTTACATAAAG AACCAATCAGTACAAACAGCCCAGGTCTTGAGGGAGGAGTTTGAGAAGATGCAGCAGTACCTCCGTGATGAGGAGGCCACACTGATGTCACagctgaaacaggaagaggatgagAAGAGTCAAAGGATAAAAGAAAAGATTGACAGGATCAATGATGACATACAAGTTTTGACCAGCAGTatcagagacacagaagaggCCATGGCCTTAGATGACTTCCTCTTTCTAAAG AACTACAAGAAGGCCTCTGAGAG GGCTCAGTGTAGAGTAGAGGAGCCTGTAGTTGAACCAGGAGCTCTGCTTGATGTGGCCAAACACCAGAGTTGTGTGCAGCACCAAGTCTGGGACAAGATGCTGAGGATCATCCAATACT TTCCTGTGACCATGGACCCTAACACAGGCTCTGCATGTTTAGGTGTGTCTCCTGACTTGTCCAGTGTGTTCGTGTGTGAGGAGCGGCCTCTTCCAGACAATCCAGAGAGGTTTGTGACACCACAAAGCATCCTGGGCTCAGAGGGCTTCAGCTCAGGCAGACACAgctgggaggtggaggtgggagatAACAGTGACTGGTCTCTCGGTGTGGCCACTGAGTCAGTCTACAGAAAGGACTGGTCCAAATCTGATCTAAACCCCAGTCCTGCCTCAGACTCAGACATAGACCCTGGTGGTGGCCTCTGGACTGTGTCATTCTCCTCTGGGGAGTTTTGGGCCTCCCCCGGGCACAGCGCCCCCCTCAGACTGAGACGAAGGCCATCCAGAATCAGAATTCAGCTGGATTGGGAGAGAGGGTGTCTGACTCTTTCTGATGGCAATGACAACACCCTGATCTATCGTTTTAAAAAGCAGTGGAGCGGCATTCTGAGGCCCTACTTCTCCACAACATGTTCTAAACACCCACTGAAAATCACAGTTGGAAGGGTGACTGTTAACATAGAATAG